The region ATTTTTGAATGAAGTTGTGGTGTATTTTCTGAAATTCTGAGCACAAATCAAGTCTGGCTTTGCTTAGTAATGTGTTCTTTGCAGTGGAttttgtctgtctacatgtgttacCTAACGCCACCACTTAGCCTGTGCCTATGTTGATCATTGTGTGTTAGCACTCATCTAGTGGAGGCTATgcagttgttttaaatacacaaagtgcaatttctctTTATTTTGTTCAGTTTTGACAATTGACTTTAACTGGATGTGTCTATAAACATGGAATAGCCACTTTATTGAAGAATATTAGCTAATTCTATCTGCTGCCAAAGTGGTTGTATCTTAAATCTGTGCTcttaagtcaaagcaaaaagtcATAATGATGACtaggatctaaaaaaaataataaataaaaagtcggGTCCCTCGTATCTCAAGgaattactgtactttattttcaGTCTGACGATGGgccaataaatgtttgtgtgttttttaatgttttgaacCCTATCAAATaagttttttacttttaaaaaaaatcaatcaggcAGCTGTCAATGgccaaatataaatacaaaaatagacaTGATTTAAGTAGGTAAATAACAAAGAACTCTTTATAAAAAGTGACAGGTGACTCTTGCCTAATTCTGCATATGTGACCTCTGTGGGATTATTAAAGTGAGTTCAAAAGACTGTTTTCCACTCACCAGCACCACATTGAAGCGCTCCTGCAGCTCCTCCTCAGCAGGCAAGGGCAGTTTGGGGTTAGCCGGCTGCTTCTTGGGCAGCGTCGGTGCGCCGGGTTCGCTCATGTTGGACGCCGTGCCCACCGAACTCCTGGACTCACGGCCGTCGGGCGTCGGCTCCTGCTCCGAGCCCCCGGCATTCCCCATCACTAATCTCCACAAGTAATCCAGGAGGAAAGCCGTGCACAAACACTTTCTACCAAGAAATCAGAGCATACCAGAGCGGGCCGCAGTCACTCCGAAAGAGCGCGTAGGCTTAGATGAAGCCTTGTGGAGAGAGGGGCTGCATTACAACTTGGTCAAGGATGGAAGAAGAACACCTTGAGAAGAGCTCTGAGTGCGGTATCTGAACGGAAAGCAACACACTCTGAAAGGCAGAAAGACAGAAACCACACAAACAGAAAAGCAGAAGGGTAACTTCCTGTATATAGCAGCGACACCAAGAACACAGGGTGGAGCACACACGAAGGAGAGGATTGTGGTTGTGACTGTTAGGGTGGATGCAGGTGTTTTGATGTTGGAGGTGAAGTTCACGTTTTGTACCACATGTACTGGCTACTTTCCTCTTGAAGCCACCCTGGAGTTTGATCTTTACCCTTTAAAGGAGGCCAGCTTGCTTGGGGCCAGTCAAGTGATCCAAGAGGAGCAACAGCGACACCCTGTGGCCAAAACGGACTACTGCATCCCGGCCTGCGACATTTGTGGAGGCTTGGGAAAAaagggaacacacacacacaagcgtcAGTCACAATGCTTTGACGTTGACAACAAAAGCCGACAATCTGTTTCAGCGAATGGTTAATGACAACACGTTCTTACTTTGCCAGCTGACCACGTACTTTGGTTTGATAGCGCAGGAAGTCGTTTTGGCTTTCAGTGTATACAAAGTTTACCAGAAGGACCGCGAACGCACCAAGCCTATCACGGACCTCCAAAATGGCGGATCCGACGACGTCGCCCGAGGACCACGGCAAGGTAAAGTCCAGCCGTGTGTTCGTAACAAACATCATCTTTTTAGTCTGTTACAAGTCTTTTGTGACATCAGTCCCAAGTAAACCGTCGTGCGTCGGTTCACTATCGGCCGCGCTGGCTGTCAGTAGTCGGGCTTTGTTGTCTTGATTGTCAAGCAAATGTAGTtgtagggcttttttttttttttgtcgctaCCCTGTAATAAACGACGCACTTGGCAGGCAGCTggttagtgtttttattttatctcatCTAAGGGGAGAACTGCCTTTCCCCCCTTCTTCTTTTAGtcctttttactttggaaagtgTTTGTGAAGTAAGTTTTGAGGTTTTAATCAGTTTACAGGCAGCGAGTTTTTGAACTGCTGAATCTAGACTAGTGTGAAATTTCGTGTTAAAatatgctttataaataaactaCTCTGTCAACCATTTTGTTAACATTGTAGTTCATTAAAAatgatggaaataaaataactacTTCCTGATGTCCATCAGAGATTTAACATCTCACCATGAAGGAAAATGTAACAATTATAGTTGTAATAGTAATAAATACatgttattataaatattagtaaTTAATACATGTTATTATTTGTTAGTCGcttataaatgtatttagatTTTGAAATTCATGTTTGTGTCACAGCTGACTTATGGGCTAGAGGCCAAGTACaggtacaccctgaacaggttgccagccaaccaGGGCACAAGTTGTCAAACAACCATACCTAACCactcgatacgagaattgtgcgctgtaatattgctatatattgccgaatcgattttttttttacacccctacTTCCAACATACTGCTGTGAATATGATGTATCTAGCTAGGCAAGTCCCTTACAAGGGGCAGTTAATATTTCAAGAAAGAAAATGCTGCCTTTTATTGATTTGCTAAAGAGGACATTTTCTAGACTTGGCTTCCCAAGTAGTGTTGAGCACATGTGGAGTAATTGTATGGCAGTGTCCTGATTTAAGTGGCAAACACAGCAGTGATTGAGGTCTTGTGCGTTGGTGAAAAGAAGCCATCTAGCAAGTGCACAGTGGGTGCTTTGAGGTTCATTGTCATCATGTAGGCCAGCACTTAAAACTATACTGAGTCTTACTTttgtccttcctttctttctgtcttCGGTTGCCTGGTGACGGTTCAGCATTCGGACGTGGCGTTCGGCGATGGCGTCTTTGACCCAGGTGAGTTTGTTGCTCTCCACGTCTCAGCCTCATGGAGAAGCcgataatgatgatgacgaatACTGAACAATGTGATTTGTTGTAGGTCTCTTTGTTGACACGTCCAGGATGGGAAGCGAGGTGTCGAGGGCCAACAGCATCAGCTCAACAAGTGCCTCTTCAGTACCAAACACAGGTCTTTCTCCTGTCACGGGCTTTCTCTTAAGTTTCGTTGCACACCGAGTGACATAGCCAAGAACAACTGAACTGACAATCACCCAAAAATTGTCATGAAAAGTTGTAACCACCTGCGTTATAAGGCAACAACATTTTCAGAGgccacatatataaatattatgggtgtgccaaaaaatcgattcacgattctcatttagtacgattcagaatcaattttaaatgtcacaaaatcgATTTTAGTTAAATtactttatactgtcttccctttgtttgtgtgtgcctttttttagagcgctgttcatgttgtacccgctttggccacttaggggcagtgtggttccatgcggcctaatacactgttaagttgtagccacattagagagtagaaggaaaaagtcacaatcaagttattccaatgagagttttttttttgcagcgcagagccgttcttttgagtgataaaagtgccgcaagtagagcactaattagcattagtgagtcagactggagtagatcattacgattccttgaacgtctataaattgaagcaaaaataagttgtcaatcaaatcgtttTGAATCGATTCTGACTCgaatcacacacccaaaaatcggaatcgaatcgaatcgtgagacattcaaagattcccaccccctaataaatatatttttttagtgaaCCAAAAATAACATAGCATTAATAAAGAAACACAATCTCACATTTACCCGGGACCGTATATTTTTGTTGGGGAAACTCTTTGTGttatgacaacttaaaaattgcATAAATTGCTGGCAACTCACTCATGAAAGCTGGGCAAGCTGGTTGCCGCACATTGAGCTTCAGTTAGCCAGGCTCGGCCATATCACTCGGTTTGCGGCGGGCCTCAAGGCAATGATAATGTTCCTGACCTGGTATAGATTTCATTATGCAAGCGTAGTGTTCAGAAACAAGACAAAATCCCAATTAGCAACATAAGCCGAATCATATTCGTTCTTCGTTGATGGGGAAAGTGAAGATTGCTTATATAGCAATAGGGGGAACCCTGGCGTATTCTGGGTTATGTAATGGGGCATTTACTCTTTTAACTAATAGGATAAGTATGACAATTCTTTGTGCGTTAAATGTGACAACAGATGACGAGGACAGCGACTGCAGGCACGAGACATCATACAAGAACTCCTACAAAGATCGGCGGAGGCAAGCGCACACGCAGGCCGAGCAGAAGCGGCGTGACGCCATCAAGGTGACACTGCACTCTCCTTCGACTAGGACTAGACTTGCCACTGTTGTGAGACCATGGGAACCCTTTTATAAACTCATAatcttcctctctctccagaAAGGCTACGATGACCTGCAATCAGTTGTGCCCACCTGCCTGCAGTCTGAATTTGCGGTGGGAGCCCAGAAGATCAGCAAGGCCACCATCCTGCAGAAGAGTGAGGAGACAACACAAATCTTTTATCGCCAACATTGTTTAAAAGGCTACACGTCAACAAAGCTAGCTAGTCGGAATAGGAAGTCAAATGGAGGATATATTGGACAAATATCAAACACATTAtataaatagtaataataataaatacaatttgttttcaattaactcattcactgccattgacgactatagacgtaaaaaattaattagaacta is a window of Vanacampus margaritifer isolate UIUO_Vmar chromosome 2, RoL_Vmar_1.0, whole genome shotgun sequence DNA encoding:
- the mlx gene encoding max-like protein X isoform X1, with translation MADPTTSPEDHGKHSDVAFGDGVFDPGLFVDTSRMGSEVSRANSISSTSASSVPNTDDEDSDCRHETSYKNSYKDRRRQAHTQAEQKRRDAIKKGYDDLQSVVPTCLQSEFAVGAQKISKATILQKTIEYIKFLHKEKKKQEEEVSRLRKEVTALKIMKTNYEQIVKTYQNHPQQGVDQVSDQIKFHIFQSIMDSLFYSFSSAVSVNSFQELSASVINWIEEHCKPLMLKEFVMSVLQQINGQLY